Genomic DNA from Pistricoccus aurantiacus:
GATAAGCCGTCGGATTCCGGCCACTGGCACCGGTCGGCAGAGGAATCGTCAACGATGACCAACGTCGCTTTGGTGCTGCAAGGCGGCGGTGCCTTGGGTGCTTATCAGGCCGGCGCCTATGAAGCCCTGATGGAGAACAACTATACGCCGGACTGGGTGGCGGGTATTTCCATCGGTGCCATCAACGCCGCGATCATCGCTGGCAATCCGCCGGAGCGGCGAGTCGAGCGGCTGCGTGCCTTCTGGGAAGGGGTTTCCGCCGGCTTGAACTTTAGCGCCCCGGATGGTGACTACCCGCGTCGGTGGTTCAACATGTACAACGCCTGGGCGGTGATGATGCTGGGCGTTCCTCGTTTCTTCCAGCCGCGTTTTCCCCAGCCGATCGTTCAATTCAGCGGTGCCCGGGGGGCGACCAGCTTCTATGACGCCACGCCCCTGCGCCAGACCCTGGACGCCTTGGTGGATTTCGAACGTATCAACGCCGGCCATACGCGCTTGTCTCTGGGCGCGGTCAATATCGAGACGGGCAATTTCACCTATTTCGACAATGCCTACCAACGCATCGGTCCGGAGCATGTCATGGCCAGCGGTGCCTTGCCCCCGGCCATGCCGCCGGTGGAGGTGGACGGCGCCTTCTACTGGGATGGCGGCCTGGTCTCCAACACGCCGCTGAGCCATGTATTGCGACAGCCCGATGAACGCGACATGCTGGTCTTCCAGGTCGACCTTTGGAATGCTCGTGGGTCGGTGCCGCGCAACCTGGTGGATGTACAGGATCGGCAGAAGGAAATCACCTATTCGAGCCGTACCCGAACCGTGACCGACGCCTATCGACACGAGCTCAAGCTGCGCCAAGCCATCGCCAAGATCGCCGAACGCCTTTCGGAAGAACAGCGCCAGGATCCGGCCGTGAAGGAATATCTCGCGCTTGG
This window encodes:
- a CDS encoding DUF3734 domain-containing protein, producing the protein MTNVALVLQGGGALGAYQAGAYEALMENNYTPDWVAGISIGAINAAIIAGNPPERRVERLRAFWEGVSAGLNFSAPDGDYPRRWFNMYNAWAVMMLGVPRFFQPRFPQPIVQFSGARGATSFYDATPLRQTLDALVDFERINAGHTRLSLGAVNIETGNFTYFDNAYQRIGPEHVMASGALPPAMPPVEVDGAFYWDGGLVSNTPLSHVLRQPDERDMLVFQVDLWNARGSVPRNLVDVQDRQKEITYSSRTRTVTDAYRHELKLRQAIAKIAERLSEEQRQDPAVKEYLALGERRRVDIVHLIYKRKRYESQAKDYQFSRASMEEHWQDGYRDVIRETKTQEWLEPDATDEGIRVFDPY